Proteins from a genomic interval of Sesamum indicum cultivar Zhongzhi No. 13 unplaced genomic scaffold, S_indicum_v1.0 scaffold00164, whole genome shotgun sequence:
- the LOC105179482 gene encoding receptor-like protein 51: MPTMAPDPSLLLLLLLFLSPTNSAAAVSPSPSPPSATTPTPSSPVSSSTLDPKQLRALQSLNIPTSKDPCSSHSRPSTTTCDSSTPFRHLISLTLSNCSDDVALSLTALKSLSTLTSLNFINCPISPIRFPSDLASNLHSFTCINSLKKLTGVWLSRLQNVTELTVSRVSITASGPTIILSGMKFLHSVTLSQTNLSGYLPKHWHPNLTFVDLSGNHLKGKIPLSLTRLENLAHLNLSSNSLNETIPTTIGDLASLQNLSLASNSLSGPIPDSLAALPGLVHLDLGSNQLNGTIPNFIRDMKKLKYLNLASNNFHGVLPFNATFIKGLEVFKVGENSNLCYNRSTLGSKVKLGIAPCDRHGLPMSPPPAKDSSFDDSSDSSDDEDYSNVEEKKHHSGPSKVVLGVAIGLSSIVFLIVFLVLLSKCCK, translated from the coding sequence ATGCCCACAATGGCACCAGATCCttctctcctcctcctcctcctcctcttcctctccCCTACTAACAGCGCCGCCGCCGTCTCCCCTTCTCCATCACCTCCGTCAGCCACGACTCCTACTCCCTCCTCCCCCGTTTCCTCTTCTACCCTTGACCCAAAACAACTCAGAGCACTCCAGTCACTTAACATTCCCACCTCCAAAGACCCCTGCTCTTCCCACTCCCGTCCCTCCACCACCACTTGTGACTCCTCCACCCCCTTCCGCCACCTCATCTCCCTCACACTCTCCAACTGCTCCGACGACGTCGCTCTATCCCTCACCGCTCTCAAGTCCCTTTCCACTCTCACCTCCCTTAACTTCATCAACTGCCCCATTTCCCCCATTCGCTTCCCCTCTGACCTCGCTTCCAATCTCCATTCTTTCACTTGCATTAACAGCCTCAAGAAACTCACTGGGGTTTGGCTCAGCAGGCTGCAGAATGTGACTGAATTAACTGTCTCGCGAGTCAGCATTACTGCCAGCGGTCCTACTATTATACTCAGCGGCATGAAATTTTTGCATTCTGTGACTCTTTCACAAACTAATCTCTCCGGCTATCTCCCTAAACATTGGCATCCCAATCTtacttttgttgatttatcaGGAAATCATCTCAAAGGAAAGATACCCCTTTCACTCACTCGCCTTGAAAATCTTGCTCATTTGAATCTTTCATCCAATTCCCTTAACGAGACAATTCCGACTACCATCGGAGACTTGGCTTCTTTGCAGAATCTCTCTTTGGCTTCAAACTCATTATCCGGCCCCATCCCCGACTCTTTAGCTGCATTGCCAGGGCTAGTGCACCTTGATCTGGGTTCTAATCAGCTCAATGGGACGATCCCAAATTTCATAAGAGACATGAAGAAGTTGAAGTACCTAAATCTAGCAAGTAACAACTTTCATGGGGTGTTGCCTTTCAATGCAACATTTATAAAAGGATTGGAAGTGTTTAAGGTGGGTGAAAATTCCAACCTTTGTTACAACCGCTCAACTTTGGGGTCAAAAGTGAAGCTCGGTATTGCACCTTGTGATAGACATGGGCTGCCTATGTCGCCACCGCCGGCTAAGGATTCATCCTTTGATGATTCAAGTGACAGTTCCGATGATGAAGATTATAGCAATGTGGAGGAAAAGAAGCATCATAGCGGACCAAGTAAGGTTGTTCTAGGTGTTGCGATTGGGCTTTCTTCTATTGTCTTTCTCATCGTTTTCTTGGTTCTTTTATCTAAAtgttgtaaataa
- the LOC105179480 gene encoding uncharacterized protein LOC105179480, with amino-acid sequence MVGADQSSSCSIDMNCNDPEADDQNICRICLLSAKETDDAAELIELGCGCKGELGVAHVRCAEAWFRLKGNRLCEICGDTVKNIEGGISDNGFMEEWAQRRGVVSGISIFGGSGTSCWGAQPLCNLLMACLVLAFILPLFFRVNMF; translated from the exons ATGGTCGGCGCAGATCAATCTTCGTCTTGTTCGATTGATATGAACTGCAACGACCCGGAGGCCGACGATCAGAACATCTGTAGAATATGTCTTTTGAGTGCAAAGGAAACAGACGATGCAGCTGAGTTGATTGAGCTTGGCTGTGGCTGCAAAGGTGAGCTTGGAGTTGCCCATGTCCGTTGCGCCGAAGCTTGGTTTAGATTGAAAGGGAATAG ATTGTGCGAGATCTGTGGGGACACTGTAAAGAATATCGAAGGTGGTATTAGTGATAATGGATTCATGGAAGAGTGGGCTCAGAGGAGAGGAGTTGTCAGTGGTATTAGCATATTTGGTGGCAGCGGCACAAGCTGTTGGGGAGCACAGCCGCTATGTAACTTGTTAATGGCATGTCTGGTTCTAGCATTTATTCTTCCCTTGTTTTTCCGTgtaaatatgttttaa
- the LOC105179504 gene encoding probable LRR receptor-like serine/threonine-protein kinase At3g47570 → MCKGMMTGRSNVLLFISWSMYLFMSCLALNRLNIMTDQSALLVFKSQFEQEPGNVLARNWSSDTPVCSWIGITCSSRHLRVAAINVSDMNLSGIIPPQLGNLSFLVSLDLSGNKFHGDLPEELAKLRRLRFFNFSFNRFSGKIPSWFGALPNLQELLLEYCSFTGSIPPSLSNISKLETLNLKSNLLESMIPAEIGDLHNLKRLVLGENKLSGPIPASIFNISTLEAAAFTSNSLSGNLPANMCRHMPNLKSFNVAFNQLHGHIPSNIDECSKLQTLAFEYNQFTGPVPKQIGNLSMLEILYLGNNNNLKGEIPAEVGYLSNLQVLSLSADGIRGPISSFIYNISTLQELYLDANNLTGNLPTEICLRLPSLQGLYLSANKLAGSIPRQLGNCSSLVEIYMDENMLTGEIPSEIGNLLNLEILVSDNNQLTGIIPATIFNISTLRTLSFFANHIMGSLPSTVSVGLPNLVELYLGQNNLTGPIPGFISNASGLISLDLGGNRLTGLVPNSLGELKFLEFLNIARNDFTSESSDMSFVTSLTNCMRLKVLWVSDNSLSGYLPDSIGNFSSSLEQIEMSNCGIKGSIPKEIGNVSNLAFLYMDDNEFTGFIPTTIKGLKNLQLLSLQGNRLSGPIPDDICHLFSLGELTLSKNKLYGPVPACLGNVTSLRYLRLDRNELNSSIPLTIGGLRNLLRFELFSNFFSGVIPPEIGNLVAVTSIDLSLNELSSGIPTTIGGLISVIDLSLAQNRLQGPIPDSISTIVSLERLDLSHNNLTGVIPKTMDGLQYLKYLNLSFNKLTGEIPNGGPFAHFNYQSFISNDALCGPPRFEVPTCPSDSHNHHKSSQSTVRVVLIPLAIVSAIFALIVSFYLIKRQRKRKVPSQMDLFPAITLDRIRHHDLERATNGFGQTNLLGIGSFGSVYKGVFTDGTIVAVKVFNLHIEGAFKSFDTECEVLRNLRHRNLTKVISSCSNIDFRALILEYMPNGSLEKWLHSHNELLNLSQRLSIMIDVASAIDYLHHGYTTPVVHCDLKPSNVLLDDSMVAHVSDFGIAKLVNAEDSVLQTNTLATFGYIAPEYGSEGLVSTRCDVYSFGIMLMETFTKKRPTDDLFTGDMSLRDWINEAYPHSLRHLIDAALLNPEEESFDKNVDCISWIMKLALDCSAELPEERTSMRDALATLQKIRKQFLSSRMTSSSS, encoded by the exons ATGTGCAAGGGAATGATGACGGGTAGAAGTAACGTGCTTCTGTTCATTTCATGGTCTATGTACCTGTTTATGTCTTGCTTAGCCTTAAACAGACTCAACATCATGACTGATCAATCCGCTCTGCTTGTCTTCAAGTCACAATTTGAGCAGGAGCCAGGCAATGTTTTGGCAAGAAACTGGTCTTCTGATACTCCTGTTTGTAGCTGGATCGGGATCACTTGCAGTTCCCGTCACCTAAGAGTTGCGGCCATAAATGTTTCCGACATGAATCTTTCAGGCATTATTCCTCCACAATTGGGAAACCTCTCTTTTCTGGTTTCTCTTGACTTGAGTGGCAATAAGTTCCACGGGGATTTGCCAGAGGAGTTGGCTAAGCTGAGAAGACTGAGGTTCTTCAATTTTAGCTTCAACAGATTTAGTGGGAAAATCCCGTCATGGTTTGGGGCATTGCCTAATCTTCAAGAACTGCTTCTTGAATATTGCAGTTTCACAGGTTCAATCCCACCATCCCTGTCTAACATATCAAAGCTAGAGACTTTGAATTTAAAGTCTAATTTGCTAGAATCAATGATCCCTGCCGAAATTGGAGATCTTCATAACCTGAAGCGTTTGGTTTTAGGAGAGAACAAACTCTCAGGGCCCATTCCAGCGAGCATCTTCAACATCTCGACCTTGGAAGCAGCTGCTTTCACTTCCAACAGCCTCTCTGGTAATCTTCCAGCAAATATGTGCAGACACATGCCAAACCTCAAGTCTTTTAATGTGGCTTTCAACCAGTTACATGGTCACATTCCATCAAATATAGATGAATGCTCAAAGCTGCAAACTCTGGCGTTTGAATATAACCAATTTACTGGACCCGTACCAAAGCAGATTGGAAACTTATCTATGCTAGAGATTCTGTATCTTGGGAACAACAACAACTTGAAAG GTGAAATTCCAGCAGAGGTTGGCTACCTTTCTAATCTGCAGGTTTTGAGCTTGTCTGCAGACGGCATCAGGGGCCCAATCTCGTCTTTCATTTATAACATATCTACTCTGCAAGAACTTTATCTTGATGCAAATAACCTGACAGGTAATTTGCCAACAGAGATTTGTTTGCGCCTTCCTTCATTACAAGGACTCTATCTTTCTGCAAACAAATTGGCTGGCAGCATTCCACGACAATTGGGCAATTGTTCTTCACTGGTGGAGATATACATGGATGAAAACATGTTAACAG GTGAAATACCTTCAGAAATTGGCAATCTTTTGAATCTGGAGATTCTGGTTTCTGATAACAATCAGCTAACAGGTATCATTCCGGCTACAATCTTCAATATCTCAACCTTGAGAACCCTCTCTTTCTTTGCAAATCACATTATGGGCAGTCTTCCGTCAACCGTGAGCGTAGGGCTACCTAACCTTGTAGAACTTTATCTGGGACAGAACAACCTCACTGGTCCTATACCAGGTTTCATTTCAAACGCTTCCGGTCTAATCAGTTTAGACTTGGGTGGTAACAGGCTAACAGGTTTAGTTCCCAACTCCCTTGGAGAGTTGAAGTTCCTTGAATTTTTGAACATCGCGAGAAATGACTTCACTTCTGAGTCTTCAGACATGAGTTTCGTGACCTCTTTGACTAACTGCATGAGACTAAAAGTTTTGTGGGTTTCTGATAATTCCCTCAGCGGTTACCTTCCTGATTCAATAGGTAATTTCTCTTCTAGCCTTGAACAAATTGAAATGAGCAACTGTGGAATCAAGGGAAGCATTCCAAAAGAAATTGGCAACGTTAGTAACTTGGCCTTCTTATATATGGACGACAATGAATTTACAGGGTTCATTCCCACCACAATCAAAGGCTTAAAGAATCTACAGCTGTTGAGCCTTCAAGGTAACAGATTGAGTGGACCAATCCCAGATGATATCTGTCATCTGTTCAGCTTAGGAGAGCTAACATTGAGTAAGAATAAGCTTTACGGTCCAGTTCCAGCATGCTTAGGAAATGTTACTTCTTTAAGATATCTTAGGCTCGACCGCAATGAATTAAATTCTAGCATACCTCTAACCATAGGAGGCCTCAGAAATCTCCTGAGGTTTGAATTGTTCTCAAATTTCTTCAGTGGTGTGATACCCCCAGAAATAGGAAACCTGGTAGCAGTAACCTCAATTGACTTGTCTTTGAATGAGTTATCAAGTGGTATTCCGACCACCATCGGTGGCCTTATTAGCGTGATCGATCTGTCCTTGGCCCAGAATAGATTGCAAGGACCAATTCCTGATTCAATCAGCACAATTGTAAGTCTTGAAAGGTTGGATCTGTCCCATAACAACCTCACAGGCGTCATCCCAAAAACAATGGATGGACTTCAATATCTCAAGTATCTGAATCTTTCATTCAACAAGCTGACAGGGGAAATTCCTAATGGAGGGCCTTTTGCACATTTCAACTACCAATCGTTTATTTCGAATGATGCACTCTGTGGTCCTCCTAGGTTTGAGGTACCAACATGCCCCTCTGACAGCCACAACCATCACAAATCGAGCCAGAGCACAGTTCGTGTCGTACTGATTCCGTTGGCCATTGTGTCCGCAATTTTTGCCTTAATAGTTTCCTTTTATCTGATAAAACGTCAAAGGAAGAGAAAAGTTCCAAGTCAGATGGACTTGTTTCCTGCCATAACGCTGGACAGGATTAGACACCATGACCTTGAAAGGGCAACCAATGGATTTGGTCAAACCAACTTGCTGGGCATTGGAAGCTTTGGTTCTGTTTACAAAGGGGTTTTCACAGATGGGACAATTGTAGCTGTCAAGGTATTTAATTTGCATATAGAAGGAGCTTTCAAGAGTTTTGATACAGAATGTGAAGTGCTACGCAACCTTCGACACCGTAATCTGACCAAAGTCATCAGCAGTTGCTCCAACATTGATTTTAGAGCCCTGATACTTGAGTACATGCCAAATGGGAGCCTCGAGAAGTGGTTACATTCTCACAATGAACTGTTAAATCTTTCACAAAGGTTAAGCATAATGATAGATGTGGCATCCGCAATCGATTATTTGCACCATGGGTACACAACACCTGTTGTACACTGTGATTTGAAGCCCAGCAATGTCCTTCTAGACGATAGTATGGTGGCTCATGTAAGTGACTTTGGCATAGCAAAGCTGGTAAATGCAGAGGATAGTGTACTTCAAACCAATACTCTCGCAACATTTGGGTACATTGCACCAG AGTATGGATCAGAAGGACTAGTTTCCACAAGATGTGATGTTTACAGTTTTGGCATTATGTTGATGGAAACGTTCACGAAAAAAAGGCCGACTGATGATTTGTTCACTGGAGATATGAGCCTGAGGGATTGGATAAATGAAGCATATCCCCATTCACTGCGTCATCTGATAGATGCGGCTTTGCTTAATCCTGAGGAAGAAAGCTTTGATAAAAATGTTGATTGCATATCATGGATTATGAAATTGGCTCTCGATTGCTCCGCTGAATTGCCTGAAGAGAGGACTAGTATGAGAGATGCTCTGGCCACTCTGCAGAAAATCAGAAAGCAGTTTTTGTCAAGCCGCATGACAAGCTCAAGCtcataa
- the LOC105179481 gene encoding rho-N domain-containing protein 1, chloroplastic, producing MGGGSVLYPHSLLHLPSFSASTRPKFGTPIFSVKEIAYRFSIPSIRADGNRERSQKNSSQGRAPKADAQEDNPQSFDGRSSPNKEEILALFKRIQSSISKGEKRNSKVAEDKPSAESILEVLHQSRTRGKAKNLGKKGGKLPSVRKESLNKEERMEHSSTMGLRSTRPPSSFTRRSPIPTLSSQRDEILQKSETSPETVKRDETQLKNETLLAMDYNNDQPPEIKFEEMKLAELKEVAKSKGIRGYSKLKKSELVELLISSLNNASP from the exons ATGGGAGGAGGATCTGTTCTCTACCCGCACTCCCTTCTTCACTTGCCATCGTTTTCTGCCTCCACCAGACCCAAATTCGGAACACCAATTTTCTCTGTAAAAG AAATAGCATATAGATTTTCCATTCCGAGCATAAGAGCTGATGGAAACAGAGAAAGATCTCAGAAGAACTCCTCCCAAGGAAGGGCACCCAAGGCGGACGCTCAGGAGGATAATCCTCAATCATTTGATGGTAGATCGTCACCTAACAAGGAAGAGATCCTAGCTCTCTTTAAGCGAATACAGTCTTCAATCTCTAAAGGGGAGAAGAGAAATTCAAAGGTTGCTGAAGATAAGCCCTCGGCTGAATCAATTTTGGAAGTTCTTCACCAATCAAGGACACGAGGAAAAG CAAAAAATCTGGGAAAgaaaggaggtaaattgcctTCTGTGCGAAAAGAATCACTAAACAAAGAGGAGAGAATGGAACATTCATCAACAATGGGCTTGAGATCCACAAGGCCTCCATCAAGTTTTACAAGAAGGTCCCCCATACCAACTCTATCAAGCCAAAGAGATGAAATTCTGCAGAAAAGTGAAACATCACCTGAAACAGTCAAAAGAGATGAAACTCAGCTAAAGAATGAGACCTTACTGGCAATGGATTACAACAATGATCAGCCACCGGAGATTAAGTTTGAGGAAATGAAACTTGCTGAATTAAAAGAAGTTGCGAAATCTAAAGGGATCAGAGGTTATTCAAAACTTAAAAAGAGTGAGCTTGTTGAGCTCCTAATCAGCTCATTAAACAATGCTTCTCCATGA